AGTGTGAGGTTGCCATCCACCTCCGCAATGAACGCACCACCGCCGCGCGGCAGTAAGTTCGATGGGTCTGCGTTCTTCACGGGATGGCACGCGGCATATACCGAGGGCTTGCCGGGCAAGGTTGTAAGCCTGCGCAAGTTGCGAGCGTGGGCGCCAAGCTGTGTATTGGAGTTCTCGTCATCACCATGGAAATATGCGGCGCTGGTATCGACGACGATCATGTCTACATCGCCAATCTTCTCGACGTCGGCCTTGATGCGCTCAAACATCTCGGCGACGCTGAATGTTCCGGCAATGAAGTGGACGTCAACGCAGTTGGGATCGAAGTCCAAGTGGTGCGCCATTGCAATCCAGCGCATACGAACATCGTCCGGGTTTTCGCCCGCGAAGTACACGACGCGACCCTTTTCAACCTCGCGGTCTCCGAGTGGCTTCCCCATCATAGTCAAGGCTGCAAGCAAGAGCAGAACAGCCGTCTTGCCCGTGCCAGTCATTGCGGTCGTCGAGTAGAGATATCCCTTCTGAGAAATGCCGTCGACGTGGTAGTCTGGAGGCGTAAAACCTCGGATAAAGTCAGCGCTAGATTGAATGCCGGGATATGTCGCGGGAGGTTTGTTGTCGTTCGCGGCAACCGGCGCCGACTGCTTCCCACGAGCGCGCCCCGAGGCGCGATAGCTGTTCTTAATCGCCGCTGTGCCATCCGCCTTTAGTTCGAGGTCGCACAACCCGCCTTCGTACAGCGCGCCGATCAGAAGCCAGGCGCCAGATTCGCTTCTAACGATTTCTCCGCTACCAGCGCAATTGACGTCGCGGAACTTGACGAGTGTGTCGCGATCCTCATCAGAGCGTGCAATCGAGGCCTCTATCTCTTTAATATTTACGGGTGTCATTTTCGGTCTGTAGCTCCACGAGGGAATTTAGGGCGAGTTCGGCAAGCGCCTTATTGAAGGACGCAGAGAAGCCGGCGGTGCGCTCTTGGAAGGCGTTCGGCGCCATGACGTGCGCCGGCTCATCGCCACGCTGACGAAGCGCGAGATTGAACAGCCGAATGTGCTGGTTCAGTTCGAGATCGAAACGCGCGAGCACCGTCGAGCCCGGAGGCGATGGCCTTATTGAAAGTATCTTCAAGGTGGGAATCCCCTCTAAGGGGCAGCTCCTTCGGAGCGGTGCACTCGGCGGGTATTGAGGCCGATCGTGCTGGGGTCTAGGCGGCTTGGGCGCCGCTCTGCTTGTTGTCGTTGGCGGCCCATGTTGAGGTTCGCCGCCGGGTCATTATCCAGGCGTCGACATCGGCTGCGGCATACCTAACGGTACGCCCGATTTTGAAGAAGGCCGGACCGGTGCCAGCCATGCGGCGCTTGGCGAGCGTCGAGGCCGACAGGCCGGTCAGGGCCGAAACATCGTCGATTGATAGGAAGTTCACGAAAGACCCCCGTGAGGGAGGGATATCGGCGCCCCGGCCAGGGCCAGTCGGCGTATACAGACGTAGTACGATCGGTGGCGAAAAATACTAAATCAGTCCCGTCGATTTCGGTGTGCGCCGCCGAATTCCGATCGGTGCAACAGGCTAGGCCCTGAGAGCGCGAAAACGGTTGCCGAGCCAGAAAAAAATATTTCGGCCCCATGCCCATCAAGGGTTGCCCCGGTGGCTACCCGGTGGCGATTCGTAAGAAACTCAGCTCCTCTGGTTTATGCTAAGTCATTGATTTAGTTGGTCGGGGCAGCTGGATTCGAACCAACGACCTGCAGTACCCAAAACTGCCGCGCTACCAGGCTGCGCTATACCCCGATCTGTGCTGGGAAATGCGTCGATACACGCTTAAACCCCGGCCATCAAGGCGATCTGCAAGGCGATCTGAAGGGCTCAGTGCTTGTTGAAGAGCGGGTGCGCCACCCGGTCGCCGGGCTGAATTCCATACTTTTGCGCTGTGCCCGCAATGACTTCCAGCACGCCCTTGGCGAGCCCGCCTGACGAGATGATTCTGGTGGAGAGCGGTTCGGTATTTTCGGCGATCCGCAGGATGCGGCCGTCGGCGCGGATGAAGATCATGTCGAGCGAGATATAGGTGTTCTTCATCCACATCGAGATCTGCTGCTCCGGCGAGAAATCGAACAGCATGCCTTTACCGTCAGGTAGCTCCTTCCGGTACATCAGTCCGGTGGTCTTCTCCTCTTCCGTCGTCGCCATCTCGACCGAGAACACCCGCACGCCTGACTTGGTGGCGATCTCGAGTGGCTGAACGCTCGCGGCCCTCGCGGGAGGATTGGCGCAGAGCATGACAAGCACGGCGGATGCCGCAGCCAGCGACATCACCAGGCGGCCGCCGATGCGAAGCCGCGCAACCATCAAAGCGAAATTCATCAATGCACTCATGCTGGATACCTGGGAATTGCCGGGGAACCCTAACCCGACGATTGCGGCAAATGCCAGAGGCCGCCGCGCGGGTGCGCGGCGTCCGGCTCACGTTTCCGTCAGCGGTGTCAGGGTATCAATGCGAGGACAGCGCCGACGGGCCGGTCTCGGGATGGATCTCGGCCGCCATCATGCCTTTGGACCCGGGCCCGAAGCGCACCAGCACGTACTGGCCCGGACGCAGCTCGGTCATGCCGAAGCGGCGCAGCGTTTCCATGTGGACGAAAATGTCGGGCGTACCCTCGCCGCAGGTCAGGAAGCCGAAACCGCGCAGCCGGTTGAACCATTTGACTTGCGCCCGCTCCAGCCCGCTGGTCGGCGTAACGCTGACATGGGTCCGTGGCGGCAGCATTTGCGCCGGATGGATCGCCGTCGATTCGTCCATCGAGACGATCCGGAACGCCTGATAGCCTTTTGCCCGCTGCACGCACTCGACTACCAGCCGCGCGCCTTCATAGGCGGTCTGATAGCCGTCGCGCCTCAGCACGGTGACATGCAGCAGCACGTCGGGCCAGCCATTGTCCGGAACGATGAAGCCATAACCCTTGGAAGCGTCGAACCATTTGATGACGCCGGATATTTCGACAAGGTTGGCGGCGGAATCGCCGAGCCCCGACAAAGCATCCACCGCCGGATCGCGTTGCGCTCCGGTTGCGTATTCGCCTGGTCCAAGTCTGTTTTGCCCTGTCCCGCCTGACGGCGGCCCCCCGAGCTTCTTGGACACAAATTCGTCCGACCCCATGACCCCGGACCCCACACTTCAAAAAAGCGGCCCGCCATCGCCCTGGCGGGACCGGAACACGCGCTCATCGATGACACTCATGCAACGCCGCGCGAATCTCTCGAATCAAAAGATAACACTCTCGCCTGCCGCGCATAGCTAAAAAAAACAAAATTGCGGGGGCTATGAACAGGTTGCACAGGCGCGAATCAGTTGGCGATCAATTGCCTACGAACGGTCCGAGCGTCTCGCCGATGTCGAAACGGATCACCAGATCGGCGATATCGTCCTGTTCCGTCAGCTCATTGTTGATAATGACCAGCTTCGCGCCGCTGTTTCTGGCCATCAGCGGAAAGCCTGCGGCCGGCCAAACGACTAGCGACGATCCGATCGCCAGAAAGAGGTCACACTGCTGCGCCAGTTCGGTGGCGCGGCGCATCGCATCTTCCGGCATCGCCTGCCCGAACGAGATCGTCGCGGTCTTCACCGGCTCATCGCAGATGGAGCAGTCGGGGGCGCTGCCGGTTTCCTCGAAACGCGCCTTTACCCAAGGAAGATCATAGGCATGTCCGCAGCCGATGCAGCGGGCATAGGTAGTGTTGCCGTGCAGTTCGACGACGTCATCGGCCTTGAAGCCTGACGCCTGATGCAAGTTGTCGATGTTCTGGGTGATGATCGCCGGGGTCTTGCCGGCCTTGTAGAGCGAGGCCAGCGCGCGATGCCCGCGGCCGGGCCTCGCCGCTGCAAAAGTCTCTTCCATCGCGAAGCGCCGCCGCCAGGCTTCGGTCCGCGCATCGGCACTGGAGACGAATTCGTCGAACGCGATCGGGCGGTTACGGGTCCACAGGCCGCCGGGCGAGCGGAAATCCGGAATCCCGCATTCGGTGGAAATGCCGGCTCCGGTAAAGGGAACGATACACGCCGCTTCGGCGATCATGTTGCCGAGCTGCTCGACGCCGCTGTGCAAATCCTTGGCGATCACCGCTGATATTTCCGAATGGTTGGGGCGTGCGGATTATAGCACGGCCGTTTCATGCCGCATCGTCGGGTCGGCCGCTATCAGGCCGCCTTATAAGCACGCGCATCAATCTGCCTTGATCACGCGGCTTGGCGACCTGTTCCTTCGGCTCTCTTTCGCTGACGGGAACTCACGTGAGCGACAAGAATACGCCATAGCTTATCCACCGCCTTCGCTTCGCAACGGCAGGCATCACAATGCTGCAACCTCGCTTCCGCATTCGCGCCTCATTCGCGCGCGCCAATGATGGCGGAGCGCGAATCAAACAAGACAGCGGATGGCGATGACGAAGGAAGAAAGACTCGCGCGCGACCGCGCCGAAATCGCAGCGCGCGTCGCGAGCTTCAGGGAAACCCAGCAGAAGTTCGAACGCGAGCGCGAGGAGTATTACGAGACGACCCTGGCCAATGCGCTGAACGGATCGGGCCGGCTCTCGTTCTGGCGTTGAGGCGGAACCGGCAGAAGCTTGCCCGGCGCCTTCGCCGTTGTCGCCGACGAAATAAGTCGCGTGGAACCGCAAGAGAGAATTCCGGTAACGGCAGGAACGGAGCCTATGCGTCGACGTTTTTATTTTAAGTGCAGCAACCTTGCGAGAGGTGAAGCATGAAAGACCCCGTCTGCATCTTCGAATGTGGGCGGGGTTTTCGTTTTCGCGGACTGCCAGCCGTGTGCGATCGCGAGCCATGCGATCGCGCGGGTCTGACCGTCGGATTATGCAGGAACTAACACGGCCCTTGCGGAGTTTGTCTGCGGGGAAAGGTGCGTCATGCCCGTGTGGATGGAAATTCTGATCAATGTGATCGGTTATGCCGGCTTCATCGCCATCGCGACCTATCACCGATCGCCAGATAAGAAATTCCCGGATCGTTAAGTGCCCCAACCGTCGGAGCGCTGGTTTGCCTTGTGCGGTTCACGCGCGGTGCGGACGAGCCTGTCGGCCTTGACCAGGGCATGACCGCCTTCAGCTTGCGACCGCAACGAAAAGCTGATGACGACAAAGGCAAGGCAAGGCAAAACAGCAGGCCGACCACCATGCAGCGCCGATCACGGGGTTGAAAGCGGAAGACTCCTTTTGTTCTCCTGGAACGAACAGGGGGTGCGTTTTCCGGCGCCGCTGCTCTCTTAAGATACTGTTACCTCGCTGCTTTTTCCACGCACTCACCCGACGAAGTTGGCCTCACCGAACCGTCCCTCGCGCGTGCTGCGCGGACGGACGTCGAACCTTTTTGACGTCATCCGTACTCATCTAAAAAGGTGCTGCCATGACCCAAGCCGACCATTACCGAGACCAGTCCAACAGAGCCCGGCAGCTGGCCGAAGCCGTCAAGGATCCGGAAGCCTCAAAGAAGCTGATCGAGATGGCCGAGGAATTCCGCCTCTATGCCGAGCGGCTGGAACAAACTCATTAGCTCGCTTCGATTCAGGCTTTCGCTCGAAAACGCTATAAATTTTTTCGACGCCGGACATGGAAACTTAAGCCTCCATTTACCGAACCTCCCTGAAATGCCGCGCCGTTAACCGAACCTCTTTACAAAGCGTAAATGACCACCTGACAGATTTTGCGCAGGAGGGTTATCCCATGGTCATTTACCCAATGCCGGTTGAAGTGACGCAGGCCAGAATACAACTCGTCGTCGATCAGAACGCCAAGGCGCCACCGATGACGATCAACCAGGATCTTCAGGCCGTCTACCACGCCAAGGCAGCCGCGCTAGAAACGGCCCTTGCCGATTTACAGACCGAAGAACCGTCCCTGGTGGACGTCAAGGTCTGACCTGACGAATACCAATTTTGCGCCGAGGCTAGACGGCGTCCGGCCCTTCTCGCTCACGATCGCCATGCGGACTGTTGTGCGTGCACGACACCGAGCGTGAGCAGGCCGCCTATGCCGGCGAGCACCGCTAATCCAGCGAACCAGACCCATTGCGGCCTTTCCTTGTAAGCGAGGAAGGCGGAGCAAATCGTACACACGATCGTCGGCATATTCGCGACCAATAAAACCCATGCCAGCATCTTAAGCCTCCCAGGATGAAAGCCGATACGCGAAGGTTAGCGGGCCGACAGAACAGCACTGTGCGTCCGGTCACATCCGTTTCGCCTGCGCCGGCGCTATCGTCGAGGCATGATGCTGCTTCGGGACATGATGGTCTGGATCATTCAAGCCGTGCTGTTCGGCATCGGGATCGGCTTTGCCGGGCTGACGGCGCATCTGGCCGGCCCGCTGCTGGCCACAGCCTTTGCGATCGACGAATTGATCCCGACCGCGGTCGTCTTTTTTGCGGTGGTGGCGGGCCTCGGCTGGATCGGAAACAGGTTCTGGCCCGAAGACTGGCTGTACAATCCCCTGCTCTAGCGATGGCTTTCTGCGCAGGCGGCGGTTGTTATCGCGGTATCGCCTCGGCGCGATAGATCTTCGTCCCTGATGTCTCGACGATCCGGCCCTTGAGCGATCTTACAAACGCCTTCGAGCCTTCGACGGCGAAATGCGTACGCAGCGCCGCCTCGTCAGCCCACTGCTCGAAGAAGAACAGCCGCATCGGGTTCTGGCAGTCGACATGCACATCATGCGAGATGCAGCCTGGCTCCTTGCGCGACCGCTCGACATGCTCCAGGCACGCGCGGAGCACATCGTCGAATGCCTCCTCGCGCGCCAGAATACTGCCCGTTACGAGAATCATGCGTTCCCCCGTTGCGCTCCGGCCCGCGTCCTGCGGGCGCCGTTCGGCGTCGAGGCGGGCTGAACTGTCCGTCAGTGTATCAGGCGCGGCACCACAGCGCATACCGCCAACAGCACGCCGAGGCTGCCCACCACGGACAATTTCATTCGGGCCGTCCTGGCGTCGGTAATTGGCAGCACGAAAAAGAAAATCATCGCGAGAATGAGCAGGCCGTAAAGCAGGTACATGGTCGATCCCTCCGTTGGCACCACGATGGAGGGAGAGCCCAATCGCGTATGTGTGAGGGATCACGCTGGTGACACGCGGCGTTCCGGCTCGCCAAAAGATAATCATCCAAAAACAGAGCCGCGCCCGAACGCGCTTCAAGCCCCTTGGCGCCGCGAATATCCTACAATTTTACGCTTTTGCTTTTTCTAATAGCAACTTGGGCGTGCCACACCGTCTTTGTCAGAGCTCGGGAGACCATGAATGCTTCGGAAATTTCTGCGCGATGAGAACGGCGCGACCGCCATCGAATACAGTCTCATCGCCGGGTTTATCGCCCTGGCCATTATCGCCGCGGTCGGGATGACCGGTCAAAGGCTCGTCGCACTGTTCGAGAGTCTCATACCTGCATTGACCCTGCCCTGACGCGTCAGGTGACGATTAAGGATTAAAACGACGCACGTCCCTACGCGCAAAGAAAAAGCCCGGATTGCTCCGGGCTCTTCCTTACCAACCGTCGTAGTACCGATAGTGGCGGCGATAGTATCGCGGCCCATCGTCATACGCATACGGTCCACCACCGTAGTAGCCGTAACTCGGGCCATAGTAGTAACCGTTATTGGCC
This portion of the Bradyrhizobium sp. AZCC 2262 genome encodes:
- a CDS encoding AAA family ATPase, yielding MTPVNIKEIEASIARSDEDRDTLVKFRDVNCAGSGEIVRSESGAWLLIGALYEGGLCDLELKADGTAAIKNSYRASGRARGKQSAPVAANDNKPPATYPGIQSSADFIRGFTPPDYHVDGISQKGYLYSTTAMTGTGKTAVLLLLAALTMMGKPLGDREVEKGRVVYFAGENPDDVRMRWIAMAHHLDFDPNCVDVHFIAGTFSVAEMFERIKADVEKIGDVDMIVVDTSAAYFHGDDENSNTQLGAHARNLRRLTTLPGKPSVYAACHPVKNADPSNLLPRGGGAFIAEVDGNLTLNKGETVKLHWQGKHRGPDFDPIHFELKTVTAPSLVDSRGRPVPTVMAEALTKGESIKRADKARNDDDEVLLAIERGKGASLAELAEFLCWYTSSDAPHKDRVRRAKDRLYGKKLVDAARRGGWQLTRKGAEAAVEARTDKHSAESASKLAARLLRNRDG
- a CDS encoding helix-turn-helix transcriptional regulator encodes the protein MNFLSIDDVSALTGLSASTLAKRRMAGTGPAFFKIGRTVRYAAADVDAWIMTRRRTSTWAANDNKQSGAQAA
- a CDS encoding cold-shock protein, whose protein sequence is MGSDEFVSKKLGGPPSGGTGQNRLGPGEYATGAQRDPAVDALSGLGDSAANLVEISGVIKWFDASKGYGFIVPDNGWPDVLLHVTVLRRDGYQTAYEGARLVVECVQRAKGYQAFRIVSMDESTAIHPAQMLPPRTHVSVTPTSGLERAQVKWFNRLRGFGFLTCGEGTPDIFVHMETLRRFGMTELRPGQYVLVRFGPGSKGMMAAEIHPETGPSALSSH
- a CDS encoding DUF192 domain-containing protein, yielding MSLAAASAVLVMLCANPPARAASVQPLEIATKSGVRVFSVEMATTEEEKTTGLMYRKELPDGKGMLFDFSPEQQISMWMKNTYISLDMIFIRADGRILRIAENTEPLSTRIISSGGLAKGVLEVIAGTAQKYGIQPGDRVAHPLFNKH
- a CDS encoding SIR2 family NAD-dependent protein deacylase; the encoded protein is MIAKDLHSGVEQLGNMIAEAACIVPFTGAGISTECGIPDFRSPGGLWTRNRPIAFDEFVSSADARTEAWRRRFAMEETFAAARPGRGHRALASLYKAGKTPAIITQNIDNLHQASGFKADDVVELHGNTTYARCIGCGHAYDLPWVKARFEETGSAPDCSICDEPVKTATISFGQAMPEDAMRRATELAQQCDLFLAIGSSLVVWPAAGFPLMARNSGAKLVIINNELTEQDDIADLVIRFDIGETLGPFVGN
- a CDS encoding putative quinol monooxygenase, whose product is MILVTGSILAREEAFDDVLRACLEHVERSRKEPGCISHDVHVDCQNPMRLFFFEQWADEAALRTHFAVEGSKAFVRSLKGRIVETSGTKIYRAEAIPR
- a CDS encoding Flp family type IVb pilin — protein: MLRKFLRDENGATAIEYSLIAGFIALAIIAAVGMTGQRLVALFESLIPALTLP